From a region of the Mercurialis annua linkage group LG1-X, ddMerAnnu1.2, whole genome shotgun sequence genome:
- the LOC126664998 gene encoding 3-hydroxyisobutyryl-CoA hydrolase 1-like → MSFSPQKKPFFKVARLIHAVININYICKILQVIFEGDSIFRKVILNRPNKFNSLSYEMVSQMLKNLRTFEMDSSVKFVILKANGKAFCAGGDVVSILGSMMTGHWSFGARFYKKQLNLHYLIATYKKPLIPFIDGIVMGGGAGLSMHGRFKIVTEKTVIAMPEAALGLFSDVGASHFLSRLPGHFGEYLGLTGARLNGVEMLACGLASHFVLSKDLPSLENALQTLTSFENASIHEVIHKFSQTPNLKDDSIYKRLEIIKECFSKDRVEEILLSLENEAKMKEENWITMAIKSIKSASPLSLKITLKSIREGRQLNLKQCLIRDYTIFCNISRATVNKDFYEGSRAMLFDKDKKPKWEPPILKMVSEDMVDRCFAAINDDDWKYLKLPPSRLEFFKSKL, encoded by the exons ATGTCATTTTCTCCTCAAAAGAAGCCATTTTTTAAAGTGGCGCGTCTTATACATGCAGTGatcaatattaattatatttgcaAAATATTACAGGTGATTTTTGAAGGAGACTCAATTTTCAGAAAGGTGATACTAAATCGACCAAACAAGTTCAATAGTTTGAGTTATGAAATG GTTTCTCAAATGCTAAAGAATTTAAGAACATTTGAGATGGATTCTAGTGtcaaatttgttattttgaag gCAAATGGAAAAGCATTTTGTGCTGGAGGTGACGTTGTTTCAATTCTTGGTTCCATGATGACAg GACATTGGAGCTTTGGAGCTAGATTTTATAAGAAACAATTGAATTTGCACTATTTAATTGCTACATATAAGAAACCTCTG attcCATTTATTGATGGTATCGTAATGGGAGGTGGTGCTGGACTTTCAATGCATGGAAGGTTCAAGATTGTTACAGAGAAAACTg TAATTGCTATGCCAGAAGCTGCTTTAGGACTATTCTCAGATGTTGGGGCATCACATTTTCTTTCTAGGCTCCCAGGACATTTTG GAGAATATTTAGGACTTACAGGAGCTAGACTAAATGGAGTAGAGATGCTTGCATGTGGCTTGGCTTCACATTTTGTTCTCTCCAAA GATTTGCCTTCATTGGAAAATGCACTCCAAACACTAACATCATTCGAGAATGCATCAATTCATGAAGTTATTCACAAATTTTCACAAACTCCTAACCTTAAGGATGACAGCATTTATAAGAG GTTGGAGATAATTAAAGAATGTTTCTCCAAAGATAGAGTTGAGGAGATCTTACTTTCTCTT GAAAACGAGGCAAAAATGAAAGAGGAGAATTGGATTACTATGGCAATAAAATCCATCAAATCAGCAAGTCCTCTAAGCCtcaaaattactttaaaatcg ATAAGAGAAGGACGACAGCTGAACCTGAAGCAATGTTTAATTCGTGATTATACAATCTTTTGCAATATTAGCCGAGCAACTGTTAACAAGGATTTTTACGAg GGTTCAAGAGCAATGCTATTTGATAAAGATAAAAAACCAAAG TGGGAGCCGCCAATACTAAAAATGGTGAGCGAAGATATGGTCGATCGTTGTTTTGCTGCCATTAATGACGATGACTGGAAATATTTGAAACTCCCACCTTCAAGATTGGAATTCTTTAAGTCGAAGCTCTAG